The Hyphomicrobiales bacterium genome has a window encoding:
- a CDS encoding HTH lysR-type domain-containing protein: MPRNIDIALLRAFDAVVEAGSITAASRLLNLTQAAVSLQLKRLEEMFGCRVVERDRNGIRLTPQGERLIAQARRLLRANDEVWALMSAPEFEGEVRLGMPSDLVRPFGTPVLRRFDQAWPRVRVTIVCDTSGRLLEQLDRGEVDVAMVVQPERGVCSETLRVDPLVWVGARNGTAYERNPLPLSTGDETCPHRPVALKALAKAGRDWRFVCEVASFEAICAPVEADIAVSPLLTSTVPDNLEILKDVAGLPRLTDFLINLHLPRAGASDAAVELARHIYEIHAR, translated from the coding sequence ATGCCCCGGAACATCGATATCGCCTTGTTGCGAGCGTTCGACGCGGTGGTGGAGGCCGGTAGCATCACCGCAGCGTCCCGGCTTCTCAACCTGACGCAAGCTGCCGTCAGCCTGCAACTGAAACGGCTCGAAGAAATGTTCGGTTGCCGCGTCGTCGAGCGCGACCGTAACGGAATTCGCCTCACCCCGCAGGGCGAACGTCTGATCGCGCAGGCGCGTCGCCTGTTGAGGGCTAATGACGAGGTGTGGGCGCTGATGAGTGCGCCAGAGTTCGAGGGCGAAGTTCGCCTTGGCATGCCCTCCGATCTCGTCCGCCCTTTTGGAACGCCGGTCCTGCGTCGTTTTGATCAGGCATGGCCACGCGTGCGCGTGACGATCGTCTGCGATACCAGCGGTCGGTTGCTTGAACAGCTCGATCGCGGAGAGGTGGACGTGGCGATGGTGGTGCAGCCGGAGCGCGGCGTGTGTAGCGAGACGTTGCGCGTCGATCCCCTGGTCTGGGTGGGCGCGCGCAACGGTACCGCCTATGAGCGCAATCCCTTGCCGCTTTCGACGGGTGACGAGACCTGCCCGCATCGTCCTGTTGCGCTGAAAGCGTTGGCGAAGGCGGGCCGCGACTGGCGCTTTGTCTGTGAGGTGGCCAGTTTCGAGGCGATCTGCGCGCCGGTCGAGGCGGACATCGCCGTGTCGCCTTTGCTGACCTCGACAGTGCCGGACAATCTGGAAATTCTGAAGGATGTAGCCGGCCTTCCTCGCCTCACCGATTTCCTGATCAATCTCCATCTGCCGCGGGCCGGTGCTTCCGACGCGGCGGTCGAACTGGCCCGACACATCTACGAGATACACGCCCGATGA
- a CDS encoding Nitrilase 2: protein MSVEQRFTLAAIQANHVMFDRDGATDKACRLIGDAAAAGATIAAFGEAWLHGYPFFADVTFQPLSWRAMAEYHANAVEVPSPTTKRLCAAAKKGGIDVVIGVVERDTDTFGTVYCTLLFIGKEGRILGRHRKLKGTHAERAIWGDGDASGLRVYQRPYGRISGLNCWEHNIILPTYALAAQGTQIHVAAWPGREPDHPPDYPDIIWPRQLLLSRAFASQAACYVICAAGIRLTSDVPERYQELAIYEHTGQSCIIDPRGEIIAGPADGETILLAEGSMEAVLAAKSAVDAGGHYSRPDLLRLVVDRGVPTGLGFVDRRGADRPSSGCLDAEILAPPEQQTPPAVA from the coding sequence ATGTCCGTCGAGCAACGTTTCACGCTGGCTGCTATTCAGGCGAACCATGTCATGTTCGATCGGGACGGCGCGACGGACAAGGCCTGCCGCTTGATCGGCGACGCGGCAGCGGCGGGGGCCACCATCGCGGCCTTCGGCGAGGCATGGCTCCATGGCTATCCGTTCTTCGCCGATGTGACCTTCCAGCCGCTGAGCTGGCGGGCCATGGCGGAGTATCACGCCAACGCGGTTGAAGTGCCGAGCCCGACGACGAAACGCTTGTGCGCCGCAGCGAAGAAGGGCGGCATCGATGTCGTCATCGGCGTTGTCGAGCGCGATACCGACACCTTCGGGACCGTCTATTGCACGCTGCTGTTTATCGGAAAGGAAGGAAGGATACTTGGCAGGCACCGCAAGCTGAAAGGCACGCATGCGGAACGCGCCATCTGGGGCGATGGCGACGCCAGCGGACTGAGAGTCTACCAAAGGCCCTATGGCCGAATCAGTGGGCTCAACTGCTGGGAGCACAACATCATTCTGCCGACCTATGCGCTCGCGGCGCAGGGAACCCAGATCCACGTCGCGGCATGGCCGGGACGGGAGCCCGATCACCCGCCGGACTATCCGGACATCATCTGGCCCCGCCAGCTACTGTTATCGCGCGCCTTCGCGTCGCAGGCTGCGTGCTATGTGATCTGTGCCGCCGGAATCCGCCTGACCAGTGACGTGCCCGAGCGTTACCAGGAGCTCGCCATCTATGAGCACACCGGGCAAAGCTGCATCATTGATCCGCGTGGCGAGATCATTGCCGGGCCGGCAGACGGCGAAACCATCCTCCTAGCGGAAGGGTCGATGGAAGCGGTGCTTGCGGCGAAGTCCGCTGTAGACGCAGGCGGGCATTATTCACGGCCCGATCTCCTGCGCCTCGTCGTCGACCGAGGCGTCCCAACGGGCCTCGGCTTCGTCGATCGGCGCGGTGCGGATCGCCCATCATCTGGGTGCTTGGACGCGGAGATCCTTGCACCGCCGGAACAGCAAACGCCGCCGGCCGTCGCCTGA
- the selO gene encoding Protein adenylyltransferase SelO has protein sequence MTAIAFDNSYARLPERFYAVVNPTAVAAPRLVKLNEALARQLGLDADWLKGADGIAMLAGNRLVDGALPIATAYAGHQFGGFSPQLGDGRAILLGEVVGRDGERRDIQLKGAGPTPFSRRGDGRAALGPVLREYIVSEAMAALGVPTTRSLAAVLTGESVRRETLLPGAVLTRVAASHIRIGTFQFFAARRDAEALRLLADHVIARHYPEAARSEAPPLALLEAVVAAQADLVARWMLIGFIHGVMNTDNMSIAGETIDYGPCAFMDSYDPATVFSSIDEQGRYAYGNQPPIALWNLTRLAEALLPLLAEDQDQAVALAQEAVNRFNGLFQGHLIDGFRRKLGLATEAPDDVLLVKALLDAMQRGQADFTLVFRRLSDDAGHAPEAGTCRDLFADPAAFDDWHRRWRDRLAAESLSPEERQRRMRAVNPLYIPRNHRVEAVIEAAVERNDLAPFEELLTVLARPFEEQPGRELYTQPPAMHERVLATFCGT, from the coding sequence ATGACGGCGATCGCGTTCGACAACTCCTATGCGCGCCTGCCGGAGCGGTTCTACGCCGTGGTCAATCCGACCGCGGTCGCGGCGCCCCGGCTGGTCAAGCTGAACGAAGCCTTGGCGCGGCAGCTCGGCCTCGATGCGGACTGGCTCAAGGGGGCGGACGGCATTGCGATGCTCGCCGGCAATCGCCTCGTGGATGGGGCGCTTCCGATCGCGACCGCCTATGCCGGCCATCAGTTCGGCGGCTTCAGCCCGCAACTCGGCGATGGCCGGGCGATCCTGCTCGGCGAGGTGGTCGGCCGCGACGGCGAGCGCCGGGATATCCAGCTCAAGGGGGCAGGGCCGACGCCGTTCTCGCGGCGCGGAGACGGGCGGGCTGCCTTGGGGCCTGTCCTGCGCGAGTACATCGTCAGCGAGGCGATGGCGGCGCTCGGCGTGCCGACGACGCGCTCGCTTGCCGCCGTGCTGACGGGCGAGAGCGTTCGGCGCGAGACGCTGCTGCCCGGCGCCGTCCTGACCCGCGTCGCAGCCAGCCATATCCGGATCGGGACCTTCCAGTTCTTCGCCGCCCGGCGCGACGCCGAGGCCTTGCGGCTCCTCGCCGACCATGTGATCGCCCGGCATTATCCGGAAGCGGCCCGCAGCGAGGCGCCGCCTCTCGCCTTGCTGGAAGCCGTCGTGGCCGCTCAGGCCGATCTCGTCGCGCGCTGGATGCTGATCGGCTTCATCCACGGCGTGATGAACACCGACAACATGTCGATTGCCGGCGAGACGATCGATTACGGCCCCTGCGCCTTCATGGACAGCTACGATCCGGCCACCGTCTTCAGTTCGATCGATGAGCAAGGCCGCTACGCCTATGGCAACCAGCCCCCGATCGCGCTCTGGAACCTGACCCGCCTCGCCGAGGCGCTGCTGCCGCTCCTTGCCGAGGATCAGGACCAGGCGGTCGCGCTGGCGCAGGAGGCGGTCAACCGCTTCAACGGGCTGTTCCAGGGCCATCTGATCGACGGGTTCCGCCGCAAGCTCGGCCTGGCCACCGAAGCGCCGGACGATGTCCTGCTCGTCAAAGCCCTGCTCGACGCGATGCAGCGCGGCCAAGCTGATTTCACCCTGGTCTTCCGGCGCCTGAGCGACGACGCCGGGCATGCCCCGGAAGCGGGGACCTGTCGCGACCTGTTCGCGGACCCTGCCGCGTTCGACGACTGGCACCGCCGCTGGCGCGATCGCCTGGCGGCCGAGAGCCTGTCCCCTGAGGAGCGGCAGCGCCGGATGCGCGCCGTGAATCCGCTCTACATTCCGCGCAACCATCGGGTCGAGGCGGTGATCGAGGCGGCCGTCGAGCGGAACGATCTGGCGCCGTTCGAGGAGCTGCTGACCGTATTGGCGCGACCATTCGAGGAGCAGCCGGGCCGCGAACTCTACACGCAGCCGCCCGCCATGCATGAACGGGTATTGGCGACGTTCTGCGGCACATAG
- a CDS encoding ABC transporter substrate-binding protein, whose amino-acid sequence MDFTRRSILMTSAAIAANVANPFKAFAQETPRKGGVFGVHYGAEQRQLNPSLQASTGVYIIGGKIQEPLVDLDANGNPVGVLAESWESTPDGKTITFKLRKGVTWHDGQPFTAADVQFTAMEMWKKILNYGTTLQLFLTAVDTPDPHTAIFRYERPMPLNLLLRALPDLGYVSPRHLYEGKGDIRSNPVNLAPVGTGPFKFVSYERGQHVIADRNPNYWRENAPYLDRIIWRVITDRSAAAAQLEAGQLHYSPFSGLTISDLARLSKDKRFIVSTKGNEGNARTNTIEFNFRRKELADIRVRRAIAHALDIPFFIENFLGDFAKRGTGPIPSVSTDFYPADNGPQYPFDKALAIKLLDEAGYKPGTGGTRFSLRLTPAPWGEDISLFSTFIQQSLAQIGIKVDIVRLDGGGFLKSVYNDWDFDLATGWHQYRNDPAVSTTVWYRSGQPKGAPWTNQWDWKDEAVDKIIDDAATEVDPVKRKALYGEFVRKVNTEIPIWTPVEQIFVTTISAKARNHSNTPRWGSSSWHDLWLAE is encoded by the coding sequence ATGGACTTTACGCGTCGCTCAATCCTGATGACCTCCGCCGCGATCGCGGCCAACGTCGCCAACCCGTTCAAGGCCTTCGCGCAGGAAACGCCGCGCAAGGGCGGCGTCTTCGGCGTGCATTACGGCGCCGAGCAGCGCCAGCTCAATCCGAGCCTCCAGGCCTCGACCGGCGTCTACATCATCGGCGGCAAGATTCAGGAGCCGCTGGTCGATCTCGACGCCAACGGCAATCCCGTCGGCGTGCTCGCCGAGAGCTGGGAAAGCACGCCCGACGGCAAGACCATCACCTTCAAGCTGCGCAAGGGCGTGACCTGGCATGACGGCCAGCCCTTCACCGCGGCGGACGTGCAATTCACCGCGATGGAGATGTGGAAGAAGATCCTGAACTACGGCACGACGCTGCAGCTCTTCCTCACCGCCGTCGACACGCCCGACCCGCATACGGCGATCTTCCGCTACGAGCGGCCGATGCCGCTCAACCTGCTGCTGCGCGCCCTACCCGATCTCGGCTATGTCTCGCCGCGCCATCTCTACGAGGGCAAAGGCGACATCCGGAGCAACCCGGTCAACCTCGCGCCGGTTGGCACCGGCCCGTTCAAATTCGTCTCCTACGAGCGCGGCCAGCACGTCATCGCCGACCGCAACCCGAATTACTGGCGCGAGAACGCCCCCTATCTCGACCGCATCATCTGGCGCGTCATCACCGATCGCTCGGCGGCAGCCGCCCAGCTCGAGGCCGGCCAGCTGCATTACAGCCCGTTCTCGGGGCTCACCATCTCGGACCTGGCCCGCCTGTCGAAGGACAAGCGCTTCATCGTCTCGACCAAGGGCAACGAGGGCAACGCCCGCACCAACACGATCGAGTTCAATTTCCGCCGCAAGGAGCTCGCCGATATCCGCGTGCGCCGCGCCATCGCGCATGCGCTCGACATTCCCTTCTTCATCGAGAACTTCCTCGGCGACTTCGCCAAGCGCGGCACCGGGCCGATCCCCTCGGTTTCGACCGACTTCTACCCGGCCGACAACGGCCCGCAATATCCCTTCGACAAGGCGCTGGCGATCAAGCTGCTCGACGAAGCCGGCTACAAGCCCGGCACCGGGGGCACGCGCTTCTCGCTGCGCCTGACGCCCGCGCCCTGGGGCGAGGACATCTCCTTGTTCTCCACCTTCATCCAGCAGTCGCTGGCGCAAATCGGCATCAAGGTCGACATCGTCCGGCTCGATGGCGGCGGCTTCCTGAAGAGCGTCTACAACGACTGGGATTTCGACCTCGCCACCGGTTGGCACCAGTACCGCAACGATCCGGCCGTCTCGACCACGGTCTGGTACCGTTCCGGCCAGCCCAAGGGCGCACCCTGGACCAACCAGTGGGACTGGAAGGACGAAGCCGTCGACAAGATCATCGACGACGCGGCGACCGAGGTCGATCCGGTGAAGCGCAAGGCGCTCTATGGCGAGTTCGTTCGCAAGGTGAACACGGAAATACCGATCTGGACGCCGGTCGAGCAGATCTTCGTCACCACGATCAGCGCCAAGGCCCGCAACCACTCGAACACCCCGCGCTGGGGCTCGTCGAGCTGGCACGACCTTTGGTTGGCCGAGTAA
- a CDS encoding VOC family protein yields MSLDHVLGVDHVVIAVRDLALSAKTWEGLGFTVSPRGLHSPHMGSANHTIMLQEDYLELLGIVSDTDQNKPTRDFLARHEGIERIAFTTDDAAAGAAEITARGFQAIGPVHFGRPVPLPGGGEADAKFNVFRWPLDQQPGGIRIFACQHLTRENVWLPVLQQHANGAIALRRIEILSADPQAAAAHLSRLIDEPARQEGAIWRVASGRSRADILFYTAATFAERYPDAVRDGAASSGVAVLVLATRDLDAAAAASGAIRHGDAASVPAARASGSVLSFVPA; encoded by the coding sequence ATGTCTCTCGATCATGTTCTCGGCGTCGACCATGTGGTCATCGCCGTTCGCGACCTCGCTCTCTCGGCCAAGACCTGGGAAGGGCTCGGCTTCACCGTCTCGCCGCGCGGCCTGCACTCGCCGCATATGGGCTCGGCCAATCACACGATCATGCTGCAGGAGGACTATCTCGAACTGCTCGGGATCGTCTCCGACACGGACCAGAACAAGCCCACGCGCGACTTCCTGGCCAGGCATGAAGGCATCGAGCGCATCGCCTTCACCACCGACGATGCCGCAGCCGGCGCAGCCGAGATCACGGCACGCGGCTTCCAGGCGATCGGCCCGGTGCATTTCGGCCGGCCGGTCCCCCTGCCCGGCGGCGGCGAGGCCGATGCCAAGTTCAACGTCTTCCGTTGGCCGCTCGACCAGCAACCCGGCGGCATCCGCATCTTCGCCTGCCAGCACCTGACGCGCGAGAATGTCTGGTTGCCGGTCCTCCAGCAGCATGCCAACGGTGCCATCGCCCTCCGGCGCATCGAGATCCTGTCGGCCGATCCGCAGGCCGCCGCGGCGCATCTCTCGCGGCTGATCGACGAACCCGCCCGGCAGGAAGGCGCGATCTGGCGCGTTGCCTCCGGCCGTTCCCGCGCCGACATCCTGTTCTACACGGCCGCGACATTTGCCGAGCGCTATCCCGACGCCGTGCGGGACGGCGCGGCGAGCAGCGGCGTCGCCGTGCTCGTCCTGGCCACGCGCGATCTCGACGCGGCCGCAGCGGCATCGGGAGCGATCCGCCACGGCGATGCAGCCAGCGTGCCCGCCGCCCGCGCCTCCGGCTCCGTGCTCAGCTTCGTGCCGGCCTGA
- a CDS encoding Oxidoreductase: protein MDKPMTDANLPRMRYAMIGGGHGAFIGAVHRHAIALDGQAELTAGALSSTPEKALASGRALGLSDAGNHPSWQALLEAELKRPAEDRVDAVVIVTPTDSHFPIAQAFADAGFNVVCDKPLVHTSAQADALVATVQARGDVFGVTYNYTGYPMVRQAREMVRSGALGAIRKVVVEYNQGWLATALEKTGNKQAGWRTDPARSGIAGALGDIGSHAENLVSTVTGLAIEELVADLGALVPGRALDDDASILLRFKGGARGVLIASQINTGLENDLRLRVSGEVGTLEWRQEEPNRLAHHRHDGPMQILTRGTPWLCESALRAGRIPPGHPEGFIEAFANIYRGVFADIRAHRQGVQADPLDTNYPTVIDGARGVHFIEAAVASSTRRRWLEVTLPPQGA from the coding sequence ATGGACAAGCCGATGACCGACGCAAACCTGCCCCGGATGCGCTACGCCATGATCGGCGGCGGCCATGGCGCTTTCATCGGCGCCGTGCATCGCCACGCCATCGCCCTCGACGGACAGGCGGAACTGACGGCCGGCGCGCTGTCCTCGACGCCGGAGAAGGCGCTGGCCTCCGGACGGGCGCTCGGCCTGAGCGACGCGGGCAACCACCCGAGTTGGCAGGCGCTGCTCGAAGCGGAACTGAAGCGTCCCGCCGAGGATCGCGTCGATGCGGTCGTGATCGTCACGCCGACCGACAGCCATTTCCCGATCGCGCAGGCCTTCGCCGATGCCGGCTTCAACGTCGTCTGCGACAAGCCGCTGGTTCACACGAGCGCCCAGGCCGATGCGCTGGTCGCGACAGTCCAGGCACGCGGCGACGTCTTCGGCGTGACCTACAACTACACCGGCTATCCGATGGTGCGGCAGGCGCGCGAGATGGTCCGCTCCGGCGCGCTCGGTGCCATCCGCAAGGTCGTGGTCGAGTACAATCAGGGCTGGCTCGCCACGGCACTCGAAAAGACCGGCAACAAGCAGGCTGGCTGGCGTACCGATCCGGCCCGCAGCGGCATTGCCGGAGCACTGGGCGATATCGGCTCGCATGCCGAAAACCTCGTCTCGACCGTAACGGGGCTCGCGATCGAGGAACTCGTCGCCGATCTGGGAGCGCTCGTACCCGGCCGCGCGCTCGACGACGACGCCAGCATCCTCCTGCGCTTCAAGGGCGGGGCGCGCGGCGTTCTCATCGCCTCGCAGATCAATACCGGCCTCGAAAACGACCTGCGGCTGCGCGTCTCGGGCGAAGTCGGAACGCTGGAATGGCGCCAGGAGGAGCCGAACCGCCTGGCCCACCATCGCCATGACGGCCCGATGCAGATTCTGACACGGGGAACGCCCTGGCTCTGCGAATCCGCCTTGCGGGCCGGCCGGATTCCGCCCGGACATCCGGAGGGCTTCATCGAGGCCTTCGCCAACATCTATCGCGGCGTCTTCGCCGATATCCGCGCGCACCGGCAAGGAGTACAGGCCGATCCGCTCGATACCAACTACCCGACCGTGATCGACGGCGCCCGCGGCGTCCACTTCATCGAGGCGGCCGTCGCCTCGTCGACCAGGCGCCGCTGGCTCGAGGTCACGCTGCCGCCGCAAGGCGCCTGA